The proteins below come from a single Gossypium raimondii isolate GPD5lz chromosome 2, ASM2569854v1, whole genome shotgun sequence genomic window:
- the LOC105787708 gene encoding homeobox-leucine zipper protein HAT22: MGVDDSCNTGLVLSLGFSSTLQTPSKPYNKNPSFLKLEPNDEPSLTLALSGVARGVKPASPLSCVSSFSSGNKPKRERELSSDEDEEGTVNGRKKLRLSKEQSSLLEESFKQHSTLNPKQKQALARQLNLKPRQVEVWFQNRRARTKLKQTEVDCEFLKKCYETLTDENRRLQKEVQELKALKLAAHPFHMQAATLTICPSCERTAASGSVINGDGNSKNLFSLASKTHHLYNNPLTNPSAAC, from the exons ATGGGTGTTGATGATTCATGTAATACGGGCCTTGTTCTTAGTTTAGGCTTCTCATCAACCCTACAAACACCATCCAAACCCTACAACAAAAACCCATCTTTTCTCAAGCTTGAACCAAACGATGAACCGTCGTTGACGTTGGCTCTCTCCGGCGTCGCCCGTGGCGTGAAACCAGCTTCGCCTCTTAGCTGTGTTTCTTCGTTTTCAAGTGGTAATAAACCCAAAAGGGAACGAGAACTTAGCagtgatgaagatgaagaaggtACTGTTAATGGAAGAAAGAAACTTCGTCTCTCTAAAGAACAATCTTCCCTTCTTGAAGAAAGCTTTAAACAACACAGCACTCTCAATCCC AAGCAAAAACAAGCATTAGCAAGGCAATTAAACTTGAAACCTAGACAAGTTGAAGTATGGTTTCAAAACAGGAGAGCAAG GACAAAGCTGAAGCAAACTGAAGTGGACTgtgagtttttaaaaaaatgttacgAGACATTAACAGATGAAAACAGGAGACTACAAAAAGAAGTTCAAGAACTCAAAGCACTGAAATTAGCAGCTCATCCGTTTCACATGCAAGCGGCTACCCTCACCATATGTCCGTCTTGTGAAAGAACCGCCGCCTCCGGCAGTGTTATCAACGGCGATGGGAATTCCAAGAACCTATTTTCATTGGCTTCCAAGACTCACCATCTCTATAATAATCCCTTAACCAATCCTTCTGCAGCATGTTGA